CAGTCGTATTCGTTTCGTTATTCAATGCGCATATGCAGCTTTCGCGCAACGCGCATAcgcaataatataaattatcatCAATTACTGTCAGATTTTAACACATGAGTGACACTGACACAAAAGacgtcgtgttcgtttcgttttttaatgcgctttgcgcatgcgcaaagttagaaatttagtcgtgttcgtttcaaAACGTAGCGTAGGGTTGCTTATATTAAAAGAAAAGCGCCCTCACTAAATACGTACACTCTTTTTTGCCAAGCTGTATGATCGTAAGATTGATTCGATGCTAAAAATACTTGGTATCCTATCAAAAGTATCAAGTAATGTGCGacaacaaggctttaaatgaacgtgggcgagagcgctgctggtaaaggagaaatgtcaaaatgacatttttgtatgatggtagcgttagtttcttttttcgtCACGATTCGATGATTGATGatggaagaccttgggggaggcctttgcccagcagtgggttcgtaaaaaaatgatttttcccTGTTTTCTCTCAGTTCCTTCTCAAGTTCTTTTGTTGTTCTCCGGCTTTTGTCGGTTTTTTGTCGCATCTCGCGAGACAAAGGAGCGTTCCTTTGTCTCGCGAGTTGCGACAAAAAAAGAGAAGAAAGAGAGCGTGAGAACAGGCGAGAATGTGTATTGACTCCACACTCGGCTCCACCCTGCAAgcggtctaccagaatctgatagaAATTTTTGACagtagattttcaaaaaatatccttgatacATGTTTAACACACCAATCAGCatcagaatcagccgctataagaaaaaaatcagatcctggtagaccttaATTTCGATTTGATAAATTCTAGAACTTCATTGCTACGGCGCGGGGGGCCTTGCTAGTTGCTACGGCCTTGAGTACGGCCTATGGATAAGGAAGTATGGAGTATGGACTATGAACaattggcttcggcctgatgaaaactctatttcagATGGCTTCGGCTTCACTATCATTtatagagaaaacatagaaatggctgtatgggcaacgctctctttgcctgtcccgaccgggatgaattaaaaagaaaaaggaCTATGGACAAAATGTTGACGTTGGAGTTTTTTAAAATTGATTTACACATTTTGACAGCTAATGTTGATCTCATTTGTCATTTGTCAAGATGTcataaactttcagcttttgttgttgttttttgataattttatatttttgttagagTTTTTAGCATAATATTGTTCAAGTTACGTAATATAAAATCAAGTATATTCTAAATCTCTGCATACAACGTTCTTGTCCAAGGGTAATATAAGAGCATTTTTAAATACGTCATGTAATCATTTCTTTTGATTTGATGCATCTTAAACTTAATGAATCAGAAGAAAAAGTATCATGAGCGTGTTATATTCAGATCACAATAATGAAGACTTCTTTCAAAAGTCTAATAGCATCAACACTGAATCTATTTTATCGATCCAAAAAGATGTGGAACCCTATGACATGATTTCCTTAGTATTTTTACTTTATGATACACCAGATACAGCATTACAACGATTAATTGTATATGATAGAATTCACACTGATGTATCCGACGACAATTTGAATTTACTTTACGATTGGGCTCTGCATTCACAAAAGAGACCTACCTGGAAGTATGAATTCCTAGAAGCTCTTGCAACTTgtagattgtataatataataagacaACTAGGTTTTAATGTATCCaatgttaaaaaatactatCTACCTGAGAACACAAGtcctaaaatatacataaatccaaTCAAAAAAGTTTTGTATAGATTGTGTGAGCATATCACCCAAGAAGAATTTGGTAAACTAAAAGACACATTGATGTCCTACGATGTCAAGTTCACTGACCACAAAACATGTGAATTGCTGCTGCTAGATCTCATGTGCCAGAAGTTTATTAAAGTGCCTGAATATGACAAACAAAAACGTCAGTACACTCAATGTGCTGATACAAAAAACCTGTCCAAAATACTTGACTACTTCAGCAACCTAAAACCATATGCTTTGCAACTTcggaaaattgaaaataatataaacaatgcaaacttagaaataaacaGGTCAGATACTTGTGCAAGCGAACCCAAAATTGAGGATAATATACAGAAAGAGAATTTGCAGAAAAGTGACATGAATGAGGTATTTGACGAACTAAACACCACATTCTGTATGGTGGATGACCTCGCAGAGTACTTAAAATCAGACACTCAGCTATCGAAAGATACATATCCTATAAAAAACAAAGCAAGAATTGGTGTTTGCTGTATCATCAATCAAGAATATTTTCATCTGTCCAAAAGAAACATGGAACTGGGTCTAGCTCAAGAAGCCCTCGATAACCGACATGGGTCAGCAAAGGATCTGCAGGCTTTGGAAACTACAATGTCTgcttttaaatttaaagttatatCTGGCTCTAATCTTGACCACAAGGAGACCATTTTATTCATTAAAGATGTAATTAAACAAATACTACCCAATGACAGTGTGTTTATGCTCTGTATTCTTTCCCATGGAGTGAGAGGTCATGTGTATGCATCAGACTGTGTCAAAATAAGAGTTGCAGATATCCAAAACATTTTAGATTCTGATGAAGCTGTCACTTTGCATGGAATACCAAAGGTGATGATTCTCCAAGCGTGTCAAGTGAATGATGATATGCCAACACCAAAAATGCCTCTGGTTGCAGATGGCCCGAGTCATTTGAAGAAGTcacattttcttatttattgGGCCACAGCACCTGAATATGAGGCATTTAGACATGAGCAGGGAGGCTCGTTGTTTATACAGTTTTTGTGTGGCCTGCTGAAGAAAAAAGGAAGATCAGAACAACTGTCAGacatatttacaaaagtaaCTGATCATGTCACCACACTATGTGCTCGTTTAGAAAAAGCCCAAGTACCAATTTTTGAGTCCACATTGAGAAAAAAGCTGTATTTGTTTCCGCTGAATGATGAAGAATCAACTGTGTAAGGTCTGTTAGACTAACAGAAGCACTATAAGATACTTACATCAGATTACCTTTTTATGCAATACTTATTTACATAGAAAAGTACATGTATTAAATTTGCAAGATTGTCTGCCTGTAAATATTTCTATGATTTTAATATGGACCTTTTTGTGACAAAACACAGTTAAGCTAAGTCTTATAAAtgcatttaaaaacaaaaagatttacaatattctttaaagacaaaaaaccttttattaatttttgtatctacataattaaaaaaatacatacatattgtgcaaaatacattttatttttattattatttattatattgaagttatggttaatttattatataataaacatCACAGTGATATAAcatgttttctttttatttactcAATACTTGTACCTTTTCCTTGTGGTTTGAGTTGATATATTACTCAAATACATTAACCCGTCAATCGTGggataacgagacacaataaatattctattgtgtctcgttcactggtgagcgtatggggcttgatgaattataATTGAGTTCTTTCGGATCTGCTGCCACAAGTTGCTAGCCATGTTGATCTATCCAATATTGTCTATATTTATTGATACATCAGTCTTTGTGAAATCCATTACAGCTTTCTCCAAATCCCTTCTTTCTTCGTCTGTTTTTAATTTAGACCACATCTTGTCTAAATAAGATCTCTGgtgttttaatataaatttaaaactgTGCTTCATCGTAGCACCAACATGT
This DNA window, taken from Aricia agestis chromosome 11, ilAriAges1.1, whole genome shotgun sequence, encodes the following:
- the LOC121732061 gene encoding caspase-8, yielding MSVLYSDHNNEDFFQKSNSINTESILSIQKDVEPYDMISLVFLLYDTPDTALQRLIVYDRIHTDVSDDNLNLLYDWALHSQKRPTWKYEFLEALATCRLYNIIRQLGFNVSNVKKYYLPENTSPKIYINPIKKVLYRLCEHITQEEFGKLKDTLMSYDVKFTDHKTCELLLLDLMCQKFIKVPEYDKQKRQYTQCADTKNLSKILDYFSNLKPYALQLRKIENNINNANLEINRSDTCASEPKIEDNIQKENLQKSDMNEVFDELNTTFCMVDDLAEYLKSDTQLSKDTYPIKNKARIGVCCIINQEYFHLSKRNMELGLAQEALDNRHGSAKDLQALETTMSAFKFKVISGSNLDHKETILFIKDVIKQILPNDSVFMLCILSHGVRGHVYASDCVKIRVADIQNILDSDEAVTLHGIPKVMILQACQVNDDMPTPKMPLVADGPSHLKKSHFLIYWATAPEYEAFRHEQGGSLFIQFLCGLLKKKGRSEQLSDIFTKVTDHVTTLCARLEKAQVPIFESTLRKKLYLFPLNDEESTV